A genome region from Tolypothrix sp. PCC 7712 includes the following:
- a CDS encoding dynamin family protein gives MQPQYQDYKELINSLKSASTLIGLDSKSQLHQDITAISNYLANPNFQIAVFGPFNHGKSTLLNAILGNRTLPIDLIPTTGAAISVKYGADLQTRIILKDGTEIERDGTEILQQFAILDGNRQMRQDVASVEIFCPHPFLARGIELLDLPGTNDREAQDNLVRDRLLTTDLVIQLLDARKLMTLGERENLRDWLLDRGIKTVIFVANFINLLEPDEQQQVQNRLLFVAESFRAELPPGFSNLYRVDALPALRARLKGDVALATSSGLTTFEAALQNIVGILQQNRGTVRLPKVQAIASQIQLNLKAKIDPLLSEVSSFDDKQTAKIAIKQKAANLIQQGLNKSIDNLRTWLNLDSLLKKYQTDATVAIAENKFKTWQTDILKKDLTELQRSIMKWLYQAYEFFQEERPEDLLIPLPSEPQINLPPKPNNSNDLSETGTVAVGSGIGWLLGGPVGAAVLGSISYLLNKNIQDADDKSAKESYHQQVAQICINATEDYFTQLSHQGLAILAEYEAKAKKVIRFVGSQEPLEIAHKRQNLQQLQNNFNQLWQELNKAKISTNYQPYREIPKYTPYTPPAEPEQRTYTKVEEKANSSASSTYRTSTHRVNTPPPPKASPSPNPAEVEAKFRNWELDEEIARMKAEMRSPGYQANKQSNTNQNNYTYQQPKTQAEKDKITRAYSVLGLQAGVSFVEVKQAYKNLVKKWHPDLFVNQPQLQKQAQDKMRLVNEAYTILSEKFQ, from the coding sequence ATGCAACCACAATACCAAGATTATAAAGAGCTAATCAATTCATTAAAATCTGCATCTACATTAATAGGTTTAGATAGTAAATCACAACTGCATCAAGATATAACTGCGATTTCTAATTATTTAGCTAATCCTAACTTTCAGATTGCAGTATTTGGCCCTTTTAATCATGGTAAATCTACGCTGCTCAATGCCATATTAGGAAATCGCACTTTACCGATAGATTTAATTCCCACTACTGGCGCAGCAATTAGCGTCAAATATGGGGCTGATTTACAAACGCGCATCATCTTAAAAGATGGTACTGAAATTGAGCGTGATGGTACAGAAATTTTGCAGCAGTTTGCCATTTTGGATGGTAACAGACAGATGCGCCAAGATGTAGCATCTGTAGAAATTTTTTGTCCTCATCCTTTTTTAGCAAGAGGTATAGAATTACTAGATTTACCCGGTACAAATGACAGAGAAGCCCAAGATAATTTAGTCCGCGATCGCCTGCTGACTACAGATTTAGTTATACAATTACTTGATGCGCGTAAGTTAATGACTTTAGGCGAACGCGAAAATCTGCGCGATTGGCTATTAGATCGGGGTATTAAAACCGTTATTTTCGTTGCTAATTTTATTAACTTACTCGAACCAGATGAGCAGCAACAAGTGCAAAATCGTCTGCTGTTTGTTGCAGAAAGTTTTCGCGCCGAATTACCGCCAGGGTTTAGTAATTTATATCGTGTGGATGCTTTACCAGCGTTAAGAGCTAGATTAAAAGGAGATGTGGCTCTAGCTACTAGTAGTGGCTTAACTACCTTTGAAGCAGCGTTGCAAAATATTGTGGGTATTTTACAACAAAATCGCGGTACTGTACGCTTACCCAAAGTACAGGCGATCGCATCTCAAATTCAATTAAATTTAAAAGCTAAAATTGACCCCCTTCTTAGCGAAGTTAGCTCTTTTGATGACAAACAAACTGCAAAAATTGCAATTAAACAAAAAGCTGCAAATCTTATTCAGCAAGGTTTAAATAAGAGTATTGATAATTTACGAACTTGGCTAAATTTAGACTCATTACTAAAAAAATATCAAACTGATGCCACAGTAGCAATTGCTGAAAATAAGTTTAAAACTTGGCAAACAGATATATTAAAAAAAGACTTAACAGAGTTACAACGCTCGATAATGAAATGGCTATATCAAGCTTACGAATTTTTTCAAGAAGAAAGACCAGAAGATTTATTAATTCCCTTACCCAGCGAACCCCAAATTAATCTACCTCCTAAGCCAAACAATAGCAATGATTTAAGTGAAACCGGTACAGTAGCAGTTGGTAGTGGTATTGGCTGGTTATTAGGTGGGCCTGTAGGTGCGGCTGTCTTAGGAAGTATTTCTTATTTATTAAATAAAAATATTCAAGATGCTGACGACAAATCAGCGAAGGAATCCTATCATCAGCAAGTTGCTCAAATTTGCATAAATGCAACTGAAGATTATTTCACTCAATTGAGTCATCAAGGATTAGCAATCTTAGCTGAATATGAAGCAAAAGCTAAAAAAGTAATCCGATTTGTAGGTAGCCAAGAACCACTGGAAATTGCTCATAAGCGGCAAAATTTGCAGCAGTTACAAAATAATTTTAATCAATTATGGCAAGAGTTAAATAAAGCTAAGATATCTACTAATTATCAACCTTATCGAGAAATACCAAAATATACGCCATATACCCCACCAGCAGAACCAGAACAAAGGACTTACACAAAAGTAGAAGAGAAAGCGAATAGTTCTGCATCCTCTACATATCGCACTTCTACTCACCGCGTTAATACTCCTCCCCCACCCAAGGCTTCACCATCTCCCAATCCAGCCGAAGTGGAAGCAAAATTCCGCAATTGGGAACTAGATGAAGAAATAGCGCGGATGAAAGCAGAAATGCGTTCTCCGGGTTATCAAGCTAACAAACAAAGCAATACAAATCAAAATAACTATACATATCAGCAGCCTAAAACTCAAGCGGAAAAAGACAAAATTACTCGTGCATATTCAGTTTTAGGATTGCAAGCTGGTGTTTCATTTGTGGAGGTAAAACAAGCTTACAAAAATTTAGTGAAAAAATGGCATCCTGATTTATTTGTTAATCAGCCACAATTACAAAAACAAGCTCAAGATAAAATGCGGCTAGTTAATGAAGCTTATACAATTTTGTCGGAAAAATTTCAATAA